The proteins below come from a single Triplophysa rosa linkage group LG12, Trosa_1v2, whole genome shotgun sequence genomic window:
- the si:dkey-10o6.2 gene encoding LOW QUALITY PROTEIN: uncharacterized protein si:dkey-10o6.2 (The sequence of the model RefSeq protein was modified relative to this genomic sequence to represent the inferred CDS: substituted 1 base at 1 genomic stop codon) translates to MDSESGRAVCVIRSVNMAIPVVDFSVYELEETNVSDDKFKKLSEELRTAFMEVGFVYLKNTGIHQEEVDKVMDISRQFFCLSDDMKKPFSRGDFSCNINHGWVSLEKESLNPQRPGDLKEAFNITSLREDINWPSEGVEDFRDCVVSFFNRCKDLSLRVLQVMAIGLGLEPKVFLEAHXHIGSDMNDTTLRTLYYPPLKSERVKPDQMRCGEHSDYGSITLVFQSPEGGLQVLSRTGEYISIPAISGTVVINIADLMQRWTSDVYVSSVHRVLLPVVGDSRTRQSLAFFVHPDNEAIISCCDGSDKYPPVKAIDYLLSRFEDSYG, encoded by the exons ATGGACTCTGAGTCTGGTCGTGCGGTGTGTGTGATACGCAG TGTCAATATGGCGATACCCGTCGTCGATTTCAGTGTTTACGAACTGGAAGAAACAAATGTATCAGATGACAAGTTTAAGAAGTTGAGTGAAGAACTGAGGACGGCCTTTATGGAGGTGGGATTTGTTTATCTGAAAAACACTGGCATACATCAAGAAGAG GTGGACAAAGTCATGGACATTTCCAGGCAATTCTTCTGTTTGTCTGACGATATGAAGAAGCCTTTCAGCAGGGGCGATTTCTCTTGTAACATTAACCACGGCTGGGTTTCACTGGAAAAGGAAAG TTTGAATCCTCAACGACCCGGTGATTTGAAGGAGGCATTTAATATAACGTCTTTGCGCGAGGATAtt AATTGGCCCTCTGAAGGAGTTGAAGATTTTCGAGATTGCGTGGTGTCTTTTTTTAATAGGTGTAAAGATCTTTCTCTCAGGGTGCTGCAAGTGATGGCTATTGGTTTAGGCCTAGAGCCAAAGGTCTTTCTTGAAGCACATTAGCATATTGGAA GTGATATGAATGACACCACTCTGCGGACTTTGTACTACCCTCCACTGAAAAGTGAGCGTGTGAAGCCCGATCAGATGCGCTGTGGTGAACACTCGGACTATGGTAGCATCACACTTGTTTTCCAAAGTCCAGAGGGAGGACTACAG GTCCTCAGCCGGACTGGAGAGTACATTTCAATCCCAGCCATTTCTGGTACAGTTGTAATTAACATTGCAGATCTGATGCAAAGGTGGACCAGTGACGTCTATGTGTCTTCT GTTCATAGGGTTTTGCTGCCCGTTGTAGGTGACTCCAGGACACGTCAGTCTTTGGCATTCTTTGTTCACCCCGATAATGAGGCCATTATTTCATGCTGTGATGGATCAGACAAATATCCACCTGTTAAAGCAATTGATTACCTTTTGTCAAGGTTCGAGGATTCGTATGGCTAA
- the nucb2b gene encoding nucleobindin-2b produces the protein MWGRNGVFCCFPILCLWACLNAVPVAVDKTKVSPPAEELEPPKSVDTGLHYDRYLREVVDFLEKDPHFRDKLHNTDMEDIKVGKLAKELDFVSHHVRTKLDELKRQEVNRLRTLIKVKQDLDGERGMTVDHQGLLKQFEHLNHMNPHTFEVDDLDRLIKSATNDLENFDKDQHEEFKKYEMMKEHERRERLKTLDEEARKKEEEHYEEMKKKHAEHPKINHPGSQDQLKEVWEETDGLDPSDFNTKTFFSLHDTNGDGYFDEQELEALFTKELEKIYDPTHEEDDMVEMEEERLRMREHVMNEVDTNKDRLVSLDEFMAATNKKDFVQQDGWETLEQNPIYTEEELREFEEHLIGEEQDLNQKTNDLVRQREELERQQQELSAQKIQLQQAVEHMERLKSQKTEPPVQAKVNAVPSAMEILPGDSQSLAQGHQQDFPAHS, from the exons ATGTGGGGACGTAATGGTGTGTTTTGCTGCTTCCCGATACTGTGTCTGTGGGCTTGCTTGAATGCAGTGCCAGTTGCTGTTGATAAGACCAAAGTGAGCCCTCCAGCAGAGGAACTGGAACCGCCTAAAAGCGTA GATACAGGACTGCACTATGACCGTTACCTCAGAGAAGTTGTTGATTTCCTGGAAAAGGACCCACATTTCCGAGACAAACTTCATAACACGGATATGGAAGACATTAAG GTAGGGAAGCTGGCTAAAGAGTTGGACTTTGTCAGCCATCATGTGCGAACTAAACTCGATGAGCTAAAGAGGCAAGAAGTGAACAGACTGCGCACCCTAATAAAAGTCAAACAAGACCTAGATGGAGAAAGAG GTATGACAGTGGACCACCAAGGCCTTCTGAAGCAGTTTGAGCATCTCAATCACATGAATCCACATACATTTGAAGTGGATGATTTGGATCGCCTCATTAAATCG GCCACTAATGACTTGGAGAACTTTGACAAGGACCAACATGAAGAATTCAAGAAATATGAAATGATGAAGGAACATGAGCGAAGAGAACGACTTAAGACGCTGGATGAAGAAGCACGTAAGAAAGAGGAGGAACACTATGAGGAGATGAAGAAGAAACACGCAGAGCATCCAAAAATCAATCACCCT GGCAGTCAAGACCAGTTAAAAGAAGTCTGGGAGGAGACTGATGGTTTGGATCCCAGCGATTttaatacaaagacatttttcagtCTGCACG ACACAAATGGAGATGGCTACTTTGATGAGCAAGAGCTGGAGGCCCTATTTACCAAAGAG CTAGAGAAGATCTATGACCCCACACATGAAGAAGACGACATGGTGGAAATGGAGGAGGAGAGACTTCGAATGAGAGAACATGTGATGAATGAG GTTGACACCAACAAAGACAGGCTTGTTTCATTAGATGAATTTATGGCGGCCACAAATAAGAAAGATTTTGTACAGCAGGATGGATGGGAG ACTCTGGAGCAGAATCCAATCTACACTGAAGAAGAGTTGAGAGAGTTTGAGGAGCATCTGATTGGAGAAGAGCAAGACCTCAACCAGAAAACAAATGATCTGGTGAGACAGCGTGAGGAGCTGGAGAGACAGCAGCAAGAGCTTAGtgcacaaaaaatacagctacaACAG GCAGTAGAGCACATGGAGAGGTTAAAATCACAGAAAACAGAGCCTCCAGTCCAGGCCAAAG TGAATGCAGTACCATCCGCTATGGAGATATTACCTGGGGACAGTCAATCCTTAGCACAAGGTCATCAGCAAGACTTCCCTGCACATTCTTAG